The sequence GCTCGCCTGCATTTCAACCTGAATATGTTTAACCTGGTACGTATCGATCATTTTCGCGGTCTGGAATCGTTTTGGTCGGTTCCGGCAGATGAGAAAACAGCTATTAATGGAAAATGGGTGCCGGCACATGGCTATGAAATGCTGAGTTTGATAAAAAGCCAGATTGGCGTTTTACCTTTTATTGCCGAGGATTTGGGAATAATTACCACGGAAGTTGATCATTTGCGTGAGCGATTTAACCTACCGGGAATGAAGGTGTTGCAGTTTGCATTTACCACTGATGCCACAAATAAAGATTTGCCGCACAATTATGAACGAAACTGTGTGGTTTATTCCGGAACGCACGATAATAACACAACTTTAGGTTGGCTGAATGCGGTTGAGGCAGAAGAAAAGGAACTGGTAGAAAAGTATGTTTCAAAAGAGAATGCGGCAAGGCAAATTATGGCTTTGGCTCTGGCATCGGTAGCTGATACAGCTATTTTACCCATGCAGGATGTATTGGAATTAGACGAAAAATCGCGGATGAACACGCCGGGCACTGCAACCGGAAACTGGGACTGGCGTTTTCAATGGAAACAATTGAAAGCGGCGCAGAGGAAATTTCTGAAAGAAACTACGGAGAAGTATAATCGGTAGTTCTTCTAAAGGAAAAGGAGAAATGCAAAAGGTATTGTTTTCAGTCTTCGGTAATAGTTGGCAGTCTTTCGATATTTCAATTCTAAAGTTTTACAGGCCAAGTATCCACTCAAATGTTATCGATAGCAACACCTTGCCATCAATGCCTGCTTAAAATGTATTTGAAACAATCAACTACCTTTTAGGGATGATGGAAAATAAGTTAGAATATAACTTTTGTCACATGGTGGCTATAAAAAACACGTTTAAAACCAATTTCAGTTACCTGGAGACGAAAGAAAATGCGTTTGAAAGCTTCCTCAACTACTGAGCATGCAAAAAAATGCGTTTGAAAGCGATTTCGGATACCTGAGGCCGTAAAAAAACGTGTTTGAAATCAACTTTAGGTAGCTGAGGAAGGTTTAAAATCAAGGAGTTATTTATTTATCCTATTTCGTCTTCAATATATGTGTCGCACCTTTTGCATCATTGGTGAAATTTAAACTGAAAACGCCTGCTGGTATTACTTTCATTCGATCTTGCAATTTCGCTATAAGCTTAATACATGCCTCCCCTCCTTCATGTAATCAGTAATTTCACCCATATACTTCACTTCAACTCCCAGTTCTTCAAGTTTCTCTGAAATTCCGTACATATCGGAACAGCCCTTGCAGGCTTTCACTGCAGTTCCCTGATCCATGATCTTTTTTACATAGTCCTGGATATCCTTATTCTCAACCAACACTTTTTTGCGATGGTCCCCAAACCACCAATGTTATATCTTTCCACCAGTCGAATCGTTTGGAATTGAATGTGTACATCAGAACCATTTTTTCAGCCACTTCCTTATCGCCGCTGGTCCAAAGCACCACCAGTTTTTCTGAAGCCGGAATTTCTTCCATTTGAGGCTCGTTTTCTACTACCGGCTCAGTTGCCAGTCCGCTGAAGGAAATTCCCAGCAGCATAATAAATACAATTAAAAATCGTGTTTTCATTTTATAAGCTTTAAGTATTAGAAACTATTATTTACTA comes from uncultured Draconibacterium sp. and encodes:
- a CDS encoding DsrE family protein — translated: MLVENKDIQDYVKKIMDQGTAVKACKGCSDMYGISEKLEELGVEVKYMGEITDYMKEGRHVLSL